From Vigna unguiculata cultivar IT97K-499-35 chromosome 5, ASM411807v1, whole genome shotgun sequence, the proteins below share one genomic window:
- the LOC114185974 gene encoding uncharacterized protein LOC114185974, protein MKTLKPVDVSSETNQTQFSMQILDSSLQTLVKSWKRRQRWLLLFNTSSQQDSNSRAAWRTHLAIFLDSTWLHVFTILLLVADLVITTLELSSSLVSCERRRSSVAEEWFHWIGIGILSFLAAKTVALLVGLGSSFFQHVGYVVDGVVVIGAIFLEAFLVGKGGGFLVVVSLWRFIRVVESVFELSDEAIEAQIAGIIYQFEALREENSRLLEAVYEKEKMIEMLEEDLDKCRDESP, encoded by the coding sequence ATGAAAACCTTAAAACCTGTCGATGTTTCCTCAGAAACCAACCAAACTCAATTTTCCATGCAAATACTAGATTCATCACTCCAAACTCTGGTGAAATCATGGAAGAGAAGACAAAGATGGTTGCTTCTATTCAACACATCCAGCCAACAAGATTCCAATAGCAGAGCAGCATGGCGCACCCATTTGGCCATTTTCCTTGATTCAACATGGCTTCACGTCTTCACAATCTTATTGCTTGTTGCAGACCTCGTCATCACAACGCTCGAGCTATCTTCATCTCTAGTTTCGTGCGAGAGACGCAGAAGCAGCGTAGCAGAAGAATGGTTCCATTGGATTGGGATTGGTATTCTGAGTTTTCTTGCAGCAAAGACAGTGGCTTTACTTGTGGGGTTAGGTTCTTCGTTTTTCCAGCATGTGGGGTATGTTGTTGATGGAGTTGTGGTGATTGGGGCTATATTTTTGGAAGCATTCTTGGTGGGAAAAGGTGGTGGTTTTTTGGTTGTGGTGAGTTTGTGGCGTTTCATTAGAGTGGTGGAGAGTGTGTTTGAGTTGAGTGATGAAGCCATTGAAGCTCAAATTGCAGGAATAATTTACCAGTTTGAAGCTCTGAGAGAAGAAAATAGTAGGCTCTTGGAAGCAGTATATGAGAAAGAGAAGATGATAGAAATGTTGGAGGAGGATTTAGATAAGTGTAG